One genomic segment of Devosia sp. includes these proteins:
- a CDS encoding response regulator, whose product MTIKPRILVVEDQALLLLDLVDQLNELGFDAVPASSARSAAHLLNARFDALVTDIELGDGPNGLTLARLAHGRNPAMPIVVVSGGVTPRARDLPHGARFVPKPYRIEHILSALEQQTVAHAA is encoded by the coding sequence ACCGCGAATTCTTGTCGTCGAGGACCAGGCCCTGCTGCTGCTCGACCTCGTCGATCAGCTCAACGAACTGGGTTTTGATGCCGTGCCGGCCAGTTCGGCGCGCAGCGCGGCGCATCTGCTCAATGCCCGTTTCGACGCCCTCGTGACCGATATCGAACTGGGTGATGGCCCCAACGGGCTGACGCTGGCGCGCCTGGCCCATGGCCGCAACCCGGCCATGCCCATCGTGGTGGTCTCCGGCGGCGTCACCCCCCGCGCCCGCGACCTGCCGCATGGGGCCCGCTTCGTGCCGAAACCCTATCGCATCGAACATATTCTCTCGGCGCTGGAGCAACAGACGGTCGCCCACGCTGCCTGA